The proteins below come from a single Alkalinema sp. FACHB-956 genomic window:
- a CDS encoding DUF4040 domain-containing protein — protein sequence MTDYYIYWIVALMPLAALMVVVQANPYHALILRGALGAISALVYAMLGAADVALTEALVGTLLAVTLYVITVRSSLVFRLGILQQDESAMQVDQDGAKNQDFQQLLIALRRVFKSYYMQVEWVTYDDRDTLLQAMNHKEIHATWLPIAGSPLALRSAMEPSDGIAAAPAYAPAYALAVRLQRLHEILKAELDLPSTNLTYVDLSIAVSAGQSIDSIHSAKSQEIG from the coding sequence ATGACTGATTACTACATCTACTGGATTGTGGCCTTGATGCCTTTGGCGGCTTTAATGGTCGTTGTGCAAGCTAATCCCTACCATGCGCTGATTCTCCGTGGAGCGCTGGGAGCAATTTCTGCATTGGTTTATGCAATGCTAGGGGCGGCAGATGTTGCACTGACTGAGGCATTGGTCGGTACATTGCTTGCGGTCACCTTGTATGTCATTACAGTACGGTCATCGCTGGTATTCCGGTTGGGAATCCTACAACAGGATGAATCGGCTATGCAAGTGGATCAAGATGGAGCGAAGAACCAGGATTTCCAGCAACTTCTGATCGCTCTACGTCGAGTTTTTAAGTCCTATTACATGCAGGTGGAATGGGTGACCTACGACGATCGGGATACTTTGCTACAGGCGATGAACCATAAGGAAATTCATGCGACTTGGCTACCGATCGCAGGGTCGCCTTTAGCACTGAGATCGGCGATGGAACCGAGTGATGGGATTGCTGCCGCACCTGCCTATGCACCTGCTTATGCACTGGCAGTCCGATTACAGCGCCTCCACGAAATTCTCAAAGCAGAACTAGACTTGCCCAGTACAAATTTAACTTATGTAGACTTAAGTATTGCGGTCTCTGCTGGGCAGTCGATTGATTCTATCCATTCCGCAAAATCGCAGGAGATAGGGTGA
- a CDS encoding monovalent cation/H(+) antiporter subunit G: protein MRLLSYACIAMGLIFWFWGTSSLLSRRSLLFKLHNLSVSDTLGSISIIVGLLLLRSREWPLLLLAILSLAFWNTMLGYVLAYCSSSPRLDAHLGRNDD from the coding sequence ATGCGTTTACTGAGCTATGCTTGCATTGCCATGGGACTAATATTTTGGTTTTGGGGCACATCATCGTTACTGAGTCGTCGATCGCTTCTGTTTAAGCTGCATAACCTCTCGGTTTCAGATACGCTAGGTTCAATCAGCATTATTGTGGGATTGTTGCTACTACGCTCCCGCGAATGGCCATTATTGCTACTCGCAATTCTTTCCCTCGCTTTTTGGAACACCATGCTGGGTTACGTGCTGGCCTACTGCTCAAGCAGCCCTCGACTGGACGCGCACCTTGGGAGGAATGATGACTGA
- a CDS encoding Na+/H+ antiporter subunit E has product MIGHFILRLTIWFLLTANLSLVNILIGVAIAVFLPYPSHSPERLKDLFRGIGKILLAIPQAYIEAFDLILRPHTHEAIIMERASSRRSPGLVFLDIFLITFTPKTTVLKYHGEGWYEVHLVDRKAHLSRPET; this is encoded by the coding sequence ATGATTGGACATTTTATTCTCAGGCTGACAATTTGGTTCCTATTGACCGCTAATCTGAGTCTTGTGAACATTCTCATTGGCGTTGCAATTGCCGTGTTTTTACCATATCCCTCCCATTCACCGGAACGATTGAAAGATCTGTTTCGAGGGATCGGAAAAATTCTTTTGGCCATTCCCCAAGCCTACATCGAGGCCTTTGATTTAATACTTCGCCCCCACACCCACGAAGCCATCATCATGGAGCGAGCCTCCTCCCGTCGATCGCCAGGATTAGTCTTTTTAGATATTTTCCTCATCACCTTTACGCCCAAGACCACGGTTTTGAAATATCACGGTGAAGGTTGGTATGAAGTGCATCTTGTCGATCGAAAAGCACATCTATCCAGACCTGAGACTTGA